One window of Canis lupus baileyi chromosome 21, mCanLup2.hap1, whole genome shotgun sequence genomic DNA carries:
- the FEN1 gene encoding flap endonuclease 1 — translation MGIQGLAKLIADVAPSAIRENDIKSYFGRKVAIDASMSIYQFLIAVRQGGDVLQNEEGETTSHLMGMFYRTIRMMENGIKPVYVFDGKPPQLKSGELAKRSERRAEAEKQLQQAQAAGAEEEVEKFTKRLVKVTKQHNDECKHLLSLMGIPYLDAPSEAEASCAALVKAGKVYAAATEDMDCLTFGSPVLMRHLTASEAKKLPIQEFHLNRILQELGLNQEQFVDLCILLGSDYCESIRGIGPKRAVDLIQKHKSIEEIVRRLDPNKYPVPENWLHKEAQQLFLEPEVLDPESVELKWSEPNEEELVKFMCGEKQFSEERIRSGVRRLSKSRQGSTQGRLDDFFKVTGSLSSAKRKEPEPKGSAKKKAKTGVAGKFKRGK, via the coding sequence ATGGGAATTCAAGGCCTGGCGAAACTGATTGCTGATGTGGCCCCCAGTGCCATCCGGGAGAATGACATCAAGAGCTACTTTGGCCGCAAGGTGGCTATTGATGCCTCTATGAGCATTTATCAGTTCCTGATTGCTGTTCGCCAGGGTGGGGATGTGCTGCAGAATGAGGAGGGTGAGACTACCAGTCACCTGATGGGCATGTTCTACCGCACCATCCGCATGATGGAGAATGGCATTAAGCCCGTGTATGTCTTTGATGGCAAGCCACCACAGCTCAAGTCAGGTGAGCTGGCCAAACGCAGTGAGCGGCGGGCTGAGGCAGAGAAGCAGCTGCAGCAGGCTCAGGCTGCTGGGGCCGAGGAGGAGGTGGAAAAGTTTACTAAGAGGTTGGTGAAAGTCACCAAGCAACACAACGATGAGTGCAAGCACCTACTGAGCCTCATGGGCATCCCCTACCTTGATGCGCCCAGTGAGGCTGAGGCTAGCTGTGCTGCCCTAGTGAAGGCTGGCAAAGTCTATGCTGCGGCCACTGAGGACATGGATTGCCTGACCTTCGGCAGCCCTGTGCTGATGCGGCACCTGACTGCCAGTGAGGCCAAGAAGCTGCCCATCCAGGAATTCCACCTGAACCGGATTCTGCAGGAGCTGGGCCTGAACCAGGAGCAATTTGTAGATCTGTGCATCCTGCTGGGCAGTGACTACTGTGAGAGCATTCGGGGCATTGGGCCCAAGCGGGCTGTGGACCTCATCCAGAAGCACAAGAGCATTGAGGAGATTGTGCGTCGACTTGACCCCAACAAGTACCCTGTGCCAGAAAATTGGCTCCACAAGGAGGCCCAGCAGCTCTTCCTGGAGCCCGAGGTGCTTGACCCAGAGTCTGTGGAGCTGAAGTGGAGTGAGCCCAATGAAGAGGAGCTTGTCAAGTTCATGTGTGGGGAAAAGCAGTTCTCGGAGGAGCGAATCCGCAGTGGGGTCAGGCGGCTGAGCAAGAGCCGCCAAGGCAGCACCCAGGGCCGCCTGGATGATTTCTTCAAGGTGACTGGCTCTCTCTCTTCAGCTAAGCGCAAGGAGCCAGAGCCCAAGGGATCTGCTAAGAAGAAGGCAAAGACTGGGGTAGCAGGGAAGttcaaaaggggaaaataa